A part of Capsicum annuum cultivar UCD-10X-F1 chromosome 6, UCD10Xv1.1, whole genome shotgun sequence genomic DNA contains:
- the LOC107875788 gene encoding UDP-glycosyltransferase 73C4, with translation MTTVPALAELNFVVIPLLSTSHLIPLTDMAKLLAQQGVTVTLLTTPRNAAQFTASIDRAVCSGLLIRVVELQSKAKEAGLPEGCENHNDVTSLNYRRQFFASIDMLQEQAEKLLEEMKPKPSCIISDAYVAWTADTADKFQIPRIVFDGMSCFNQMCMHNLYIMRDQHKIPESGAFVMPDLPDRIEVTKAQLPGYFKPPAAVFIQDIREKIRAAEERAYGVVINTFEELEQRYVDKFRGLKDGRVWCVGPLSLCNNDNLDKAQRGNKASFEREDSLKKWLDSWQAETVVYACFGSLGNITVVQFVELALGLEASGYPFILVIKTGEGQAPIEDWISKNDFEERIKERGLLIRGWAPQLLILSHPATGGFLTHCGWNSTLEGISAGLPMITWPLFAEQFLTERFLVHVLKMAAGVGSQSHVHLGMEEKLEVQVSNKMVKDAIKKVMETEKEGKEMRKRARELGEMAKRAVEGDGSSHLNVKLLIKEIQEFHLNQSAKMIYNAQISDVLV, from the coding sequence ATGACTACAGTTCCAGCATTAGCAGAGCTGAACTTTGTTGTGATACCTTTACTTTCTACAAGTCACCTCATACCCCTAACGGACATGGCCAAATTGTTAGCGCAGCAAGGCGTAACAGTCACGTTACTCACAACACCACGTAATGCTGCCCAATTCACTGCATCAATTGATCGTGCTGTTTGCTCTGGACTACTCATTCGGGTAGTGGAGCTCCAGTCTAAGGCTAAGGAAGCAGGACTGCCAGAGGGGTGTGAAAACCATAATGATGTCACCAGTCTGAACTACCGAAGACAGTTCTTTGCTTCAATCGATATGCTACAAGAACAAGCTGAGAAATTACTTGAAGAGATGAAGCCTAAGCCGAGTTGCATTATTTCTGATGCGTATGTTGCTTGGACAGCTGATACAGCTGATAAGTTTCAGATTCCAAGAATCGTTTTTGATGGAATGAGTTGTTTCAATCAAATGTGTATGCATAACTTGTACATCATGAGGGATCAACACAAAATTCCTGAATCAGGGGCTTTTGTCATGCCTGATTTGCCAGATAGAATTGAAGTAACGAAAGCTCAGTTGCCTGGATATTTCAAACCACCAGCAGCAGTTTTCATACAAGATATTCGTGAAAAAATAAGAGCAGCTGAAGAAAGAGCCTACGGTGTTGTGATCAATACTTTCGAGGAGTTGGAACAAAGGTACGTCGACAAATTCCGAGGACTTAAAGATGGTAGAGTTTGGTGCGTTGGACCTCTGTCTCTTTGTAACAATGACAATCTTGATAAAGCCCAGAGAGGAAATAAGGCCTCGTTTGAAAGAGAGGATAGTTTGAAGAAATGGCTTGATTCTTGGCAGGCTGAGACTGTTGTGTATGCATGTTTTGGGAGCCTCGGTAATATTACAGTTGTACAGTTTGTGGAGCTAGCTTTAGGCCTGGAAGCATCAGGTTATCCATTCATTTTAGTCATAAAAACTGGGGAAGGACAAGCACCAATAGAGGACTGGATATCGAAAAATGACTTTGaggaaagaataaaagaaagagggCTTTTGATACGTGGCTGGGCACCGCAACTACTAATTCTATCACACCCCGCAACTGGTGGGTTCTTGACTCATTGTGGTTGGAATTCAACTCTTGAAGGGATTAGTGCTGGTCTGCCTATGATTACATGGCCTTTATTCGCCGAGCAGTTTCTGACAGAGAGATTCTTAGTTCATGTCTTGAAAATGGCTGCGGGTGTTGGATCCCAGTCACATGTGCATTTGGGCATGGAAGAGAAGCTTGAGGTTCAAGTGAGCAACAAAATGGTAAAGGATGCCATAAAAAAGGTGATGGAAACGGAGAAAGAAGGAAAGGAGATGAGAAAAAGAGCTAGAGAACTTGGAGAAATGGCAAAAAGAGCTGTAGAAGGTGATGGATCTTCTCACCTGAATGTGAAACTTTTAATCAAAGAAATACAAGAATTCCACCTTAACCAATCAGCTAAAATGATATATAATGCACAAATATCCGATGTACTTGTTTGA